The DNA window TCTAAAGCGTCCTCAATCATAGAAGCACTGCGTGGCTGTTTAGATTTCGAAGTAGGTGGTGAAGTTACAGAGAATCTGTATGCTTTATACAGTTATATGCTCGATAAGTTAGTTGACGCTTCAGTTGAAAACAATAGCGCATATTTAGATGAAGTGTCTATGTTGCTTAAAGAAATTAAATCTGCTTGGGATGCAATACCTGCTGATGTTAGACACCAAACTCTTCAATCAGGAGAGTATGTAAGTGCAACAGGACGATAAGTTTATAGAAGCCAATAGTCTTTTAAGTCA is part of the Pseudoalteromonas xiamenensis genome and encodes:
- the fliS gene encoding flagellar export chaperone FliS — encoded protein: MYNAKVKNYQKEALKTRIAGADRYEIIQMLMAGALERLVLGKVAIDKKLLEAKAEHISKASSIIEALRGCLDFEVGGEVTENLYALYSYMLDKLVDASVENNSAYLDEVSMLLKEIKSAWDAIPADVRHQTLQSGEYVSATGR